The Faecalibacter sp. LW9 genome has a segment encoding these proteins:
- the aspS gene encoding aspartate--tRNA ligase yields the protein MFRSHTCGELTQANINEKVTLSGWVSTLRDKGFMMWIDLRDRYGITQIILDEERSSKELFETARSLGREYVIQVTGTVIERASKNPNIPTGDIEILAENITILNESALPPFTIEDNTDGGEDIRMKYRYLDIRRNPVKDKLIFRSKVAQEVRKYLDAQEFVEVETPVLIKSTPEGARDFVVPSRMNPGEFYALPQSPQTFKQLLMIGGLDRYFQIVKCFRDEDLRADRQPEFTQIDCEMSFVEQEDIMNVFEGLAKHLLKTFKGLEFDQFPRMTFAEAMRRYGNDKPDIRFGMEFGEITDIAKGKDFKIFDEQELIVGIAAEGCNSYTRKDIDKLIEWVQRPQIGATGLVWVRYNEDGTFKSSVDKFYTQEDLAAWAERMNAKPGDLMLVMSGNTNKVRAQLSALRMEIAERLGLRNPEVFAPLWVVDFPLLEWDEETERYHAMHHPFTSPKPEDMDLIATNPGEVRANAYDLVLNGNEIGGGSIRIFDKNIQARMFELLGFTPEQAEAQFGFLMNAFKYGAPPHGGLAFGFDRFVSILDGSETIRDYIAFPKNNSGRDVMIDAPSPIDEAQKQELFIASTFTGKE from the coding sequence ATGTTTAGATCACATACTTGTGGAGAATTAACACAAGCCAACATTAATGAAAAAGTTACGTTAAGCGGATGGGTTTCAACGTTACGTGATAAAGGTTTTATGATGTGGATTGATTTACGTGACCGTTACGGAATCACGCAAATTATCTTAGATGAAGAACGTTCTTCGAAAGAATTATTTGAAACTGCTCGTTCATTAGGACGTGAGTACGTGATTCAAGTAACAGGTACAGTAATCGAAAGAGCTTCTAAAAACCCAAATATTCCGACAGGAGATATCGAGATTTTAGCAGAAAACATTACAATTTTAAATGAATCTGCCTTACCTCCATTCACAATCGAAGACAATACAGATGGTGGTGAAGATATCCGTATGAAATATCGTTACTTAGATATTCGTCGTAATCCTGTAAAAGATAAATTAATCTTCCGTTCAAAAGTTGCTCAGGAAGTCCGTAAATATTTAGACGCACAAGAATTCGTAGAAGTTGAAACACCAGTTTTAATTAAATCTACACCAGAAGGTGCACGCGATTTCGTGGTTCCATCTCGTATGAATCCAGGAGAATTCTATGCATTACCACAATCACCACAAACATTCAAACAATTATTAATGATCGGTGGTTTAGACCGTTACTTCCAAATTGTAAAATGTTTCCGTGATGAGGATTTACGTGCAGACCGTCAACCAGAGTTTACACAAATCGACTGTGAAATGTCGTTTGTTGAACAAGAAGATATTATGAACGTTTTTGAAGGGTTAGCAAAACACTTATTAAAAACATTCAAAGGATTAGAATTTGATCAATTCCCACGTATGACTTTTGCTGAAGCAATGCGTCGTTACGGAAATGATAAACCAGATATCCGTTTCGGAATGGAATTCGGTGAAATTACAGACATAGCAAAAGGAAAAGATTTCAAAATCTTCGACGAGCAAGAATTAATCGTTGGTATCGCTGCTGAAGGATGTAACTCTTACACGCGTAAAGACATCGATAAATTAATCGAATGGGTACAACGTCCACAAATTGGTGCAACAGGATTAGTTTGGGTACGTTACAACGAAGACGGAACATTCAAATCTTCAGTTGATAAATTCTACACTCAAGAAGATTTAGCTGCTTGGGCAGAGCGTATGAACGCTAAACCAGGTGACTTGATGTTAGTAATGTCTGGAAACACAAACAAAGTTCGTGCACAATTATCTGCTTTACGTATGGAAATTGCTGAGCGTTTAGGTTTACGTAATCCTGAAGTATTCGCGCCATTATGGGTTGTCGATTTCCCTTTATTAGAATGGGACGAAGAAACAGAACGTTACCACGCGATGCATCACCCATTTACTTCTCCTAAGCCAGAAGATATGGATTTAATTGCAACTAATCCAGGTGAAGTTCGTGCTAATGCTTACGATTTAGTATTAAACGGAAATGAAATCGGAGGAGGTTCTATCCGTATTTTTGATAAAAATATTCAAGCAAGAATGTTCGAATTATTAGGATTTACGCCAGAACAAGCAGAAGCGCAATTTGGTTTCTTAATGAATGCATTCAAATATGGTGCGCCACCGCACGGAGGTTTAGCTTTCGGATTTGACCGTTTTGTATCCATCTTAGATGGTTCTGAAACGATTCGCGATTACATCGCATTCCCTAAAAACAATTCAGGTCGTGATGTCATGATTGATGCGCCATCTCCAATTGATGAGGCACAAAAACAAGAATTATTTATTGCTTCTACTTTCACAGGAAAAGAATAA